The genomic window TTTTTTTCCGGAAATGTAACCAATTTAGTTTTATACTCAGATTCATGAATCTTTATAATATCATTTTCTTCTAAATCAATGCCTTGCTGTCCATCAACTGTCAACATTACATCCTTGCCTTTTGATAATACAATAATCTTTAAAATATCCTTATGGTTAATAACCAAAGATCTTGCTGAAAGAGTATGGGGGCAAATAGGGGTAATAACAATTGTTTTAATACTTGGGTAAACAATAGGCCCACCTGCAGATAAAGAATACGCTGTGGAACCAGTTGATGTTGATATAATCAATCCATCTGCTGAATAGTGGATTACATATTCTTCATTAATGAATGTTTCTACATGTATCAATCTTGCAAACAATTTTTTTGCTACTACAATATCATTAAGGCAATAGAATGGCTTTATCCTTTGATCATTTCTCAGTATATAGCCTGACAGCATCATTCTATCTTCAGTTTGGAAAGACCCTTCCAGGATAAGCTCTAAATATTCGTTTAATTCATGTACTCCTATTTGGGTTAAAAAACCTAATCCACCTAAATTAATTCCACAAATAGGTATGCCTTTTGTTGATACCATGCGGGCAACACTTAATAGTGTTCCATCTCCTCCCAAAGAAAAAACCATATCAATATTCTTGTATGGTGATTTAAGGGTATTCAAATATTTTAAATCACTCAATTTTTCACTGATTTGTTTTGAAACAAATATTTCAACATTTTTTTCTTGTAGGTATTTTATTAATTTTTGGGTTATTCCTAAACCATTATCTTTTTTCGTATTAACTATTAATCCAATTTTTTTTATTCCCATGCTCTCTCCTTAGTTTAAAAAATACAATCCCAGCATTACTGATAATGCACCTAAAATGAAGTATATTGCATTCTCTATCCATTTGGAATGGAAATACGGTAATAAAAATTTGACTTCTGAAAATAAATTTCTTTCCATATCAAAAAGTATTATTCCATATGTCTGGTATGCCAGAAAGTATTCAAGTAACTGCCTTCTTGTCTCTCTATTGGTAACTTTACTGTTCTTACGACCACTCTTAACCTCGACAACATATTTATGGCCACCCTTCTTAACCAAAAAATCAGTTCTAATCAGGTACCGATGGCTGGTTTTACCGGTTTTTATAATTAATGGTCTGCTCTGTTGTTTTTCAATAATCTTAAATCCATTTTTTTTTAACCATTTTTCAGCTTTTTTTTCAGCTTTTTTACTACTAATTGATCTTTGTATGGCTTTCTGATGATTAAAATAATTCCTTATTTTTATATACAAAACAAGAAATAAAAGCCCACCAGATAACGTAATAATGGCTATTAAAAATATGTTATGTTTGTTGCCTAATAAAAACAATGAACTTACTCCAATTGGAGTTAATATTGCAGAAATATGTATCAATTATTTTTTTCGAAATATTTATGAGCTTCATTAACTTTACTATCTATTAGTTTTTTATCATTATAAAATACATTATTCTGATTTTTAGTTAAATACAAAAGAAACTCAATATTACCGGGAGAATTTTTTATTGGCGAAAAAGTTAAATCAATAAAGTTGAAATAGTCCTTCATTTCACTAATTAAGTTATCTATTATCTTCTTATGAATGGCAGGATTATTAACAATTCCACCCTTTTTAACATTTTCTCTTCCAGCTTCAAACTGTGGTTTTATAAGTGCAATAACCTTGCCTTCTTCATTTAATAATTTTTCTATTACCGGTAATACTTTTAAGAGGGATATAAAGGAAACATCAACAGTTGCCAGATCAAATTTAACATCAAAATCGTTTTCAGAAAGATATCTAATATTTGTTTTTTCCATATTTACAA from Atribacterota bacterium includes these protein-coding regions:
- a CDS encoding NAD(+)/NADH kinase; this encodes MGIKKIGLIVNTKKDNGLGITQKLIKYLQEKNVEIFVSKQISEKLSDLKYLNTLKSPYKNIDMVFSLGGDGTLLSVARMVSTKGIPICGINLGGLGFLTQIGVHELNEYLELILEGSFQTEDRMMLSGYILRNDQRIKPFYCLNDIVVAKKLFARLIHVETFINEEYVIHYSADGLIISTSTGSTAYSLSAGGPIVYPSIKTIVITPICPHTLSARSLVINHKDILKIIVLSKGKDVMLTVDGQQGIDLEENDIIKIHESEYKTKLVTFPEKNFYGVLRKKLKWSGRVTS
- a CDS encoding HK97 gp10 family phage protein; this translates as MFLLGNKHNIFLIAIITLSGGLLFLVLYIKIRNYFNHQKAIQRSISSKKAEKKAEKWLKKNGFKIIEKQQSRPLIIKTGKTSHRYLIRTDFLVKKGGHKYVVEVKSGRKNSKVTNRETRRQLLEYFLAYQTYGIILFDMERNLFSEVKFLLPYFHSKWIENAIYFILGALSVMLGLYFLN
- a CDS encoding TlyA family RNA methyltransferase; its protein translation is MAKKERLDKLLVDRKLVETREKAKRYIMANLVLVDNQKVNKAGARCNIESKLVIERDENQYVSRGGLKLEKALNEFGISVKDMVVIDVGASTGGFTDCLLKHGAKKVFCIDVGYGQLDWNLRNDDRVVNMEKTNIRYLSENDFDVKFDLATVDVSFISLLKVLPVIEKLLNEEGKVIALIKPQFEAGRENVKKGGIVNNPAIHKKIIDNLISEMKDYFNFIDLTFSPIKNSPGNIEFLLYLTKNQNNVFYNDKKLIDSKVNEAHKYFEKNN